The genomic region actcctagctatggcactcaggagttacttctggctctgtgctcagaaattactcctggaaggctcaggggaccatatgggatgccagggattgaaccgggtccatCTGGGTCTGCTcagatgccctaccattatgctattgctctagccctttccttttcatttttatttttttttttttttttttttttttttggtttttgggccacacccggtgacgctcaggggttactcctggctatgcgctcagaagtcgctcctggcttgggggaccatatgggacgccgggggatcgaaccgcggtccgtctcctaggctagcgcaggtaaggcaggcaccttacctccagcgccaccgcccggcccctccttttcatttttaaaagatactgGAAATACAACTTGATTCTGACTCAAAAAATGTAATGGACTGACAGTAACAAACAAGACTTTATCAATGAATGTTGTGTGATGGGACTGTagaagctttatttttaaaaccaaaagtaaacaaTTGAGGTCCTAAAACAGCTACATATATATTCTCCCAAAATGAGAatttgggctagagaaatagtgcagcagataCGATGAtttctttgcatatggccaacccaggttcaattcctgccatcaggtatcccatatagttcactTGACTCTCCCCTGCCCCACCCCCagcattgccagaaataattcctgaggggctggagtggtagcacagcagtaggtcatttatcttgcatgcagttggcccaggacagacacaggttcgatcccctgtgtcccatgtggttccccgatttttgagcacaaaggcaggatgAATGATTCCTaattgccactgggtgtgccccgtcctccaaaaaagagaaagaaagaactcctgagtacagaaccaggactaaccttTGAGTACTACTGATTGTGCCGTCTCCACCCATGAGGAATTTTTTTCCTCACTGCCACATGCACTCTGAAGCCATTTATATTCTTGGCATTTGGAACACAGTGTATCTTGGACTCTTCCTCTTGGGGTCTATTTTCAGTGGGACCCTTTGTCCCCTTGGATTTAGATGCCTGTATTCAtcaaaaaaggtaaaattttatCTATGATTTCTTGAGGACTCTGATCATTTATATTGTTCCTTTTGAactcctgttgcaagtcagcccctgaagaggttgactgatggagggatagagaatgaggtctttcccctccagctcggagcacacgtctgccaccctgttcagccggcggttctgaggtgaagcagtgggtaaacagctcgcagacagtcaggcttgtggaaatattagctttattcggtggacaagactgaagtccaaagactcagcctcagttccagcaaaaagcccctcgccttccacagacccttgcttttatcccccagtatcagataccacccaatggtgggagcagaattaggtaccaccctagggtgggggcagaatgccaggtcacaccctaggtagggcacaatcactgatcagggtagggtcagtaacataataatcccataaaatgtttacatacacaacaaactcCCTCCATAGTTTTCTGATCTGTTGTTCACTTTTCAGATTTATTTCTACCTACTGCTGTTTTCTAATGGTTTCTTCTATCTTGGAAAATTTTTATCTCGACCCTCAGCTACTGTGAAGCTTTATTCTGTGCTGTTGATAAGGTTGATAATAAACACACCAAATACCAAATTAAAATTCTACGCCTACAACatagaaatgagagaaaaacttATTAAGTATCAGCAAGGCTCAATGTCCCTAGAGAAACTATCCTGGTGACCTCTTACAAACTGGATGAGAGGAACACTAACCATACTATCTATAGCAACAGACCTTGAGGGCAAATCTTTTAGTGAGAGCTCCACCCACCTAACCAGTGGCAACCTCAAGCATCTGGGGGTAAGAAAATTATCAGGACTACTTGCTTTGGATAGAGAAATAAACCTAATCCCATGTCTAAATACTGAAAAGCAAGTTGAAACCTTTTGGCTAGAACTCATGGTActttgtaaaaatgaaaatattccaaAATGAATGAAGGTAACATCATCAAAGAcaaagtatttaaattaaaaatagtttctgtattaaaatttttaattttgatttttcagaGAAATCCAAAGCAGAATGAAAGTAGCTGAAAATTAAAGTTATAGTTGAAGATAAAGTAGAAGATACCAATCAAAATGACATGCAATGGTTTGAGAGATTCTatagcaggaaaggcacttgccttgcatttgaatGGCTATGAGTTCATCACCAATAATACATGTgattccctgagtcctgccaagagtTATCTCTAGGTACTGAGATAGAATTATGACCGGAGcaccataaataaatatatgcatacatataattAGGcattttaccctgaacattggcataatgatttagctcaggcctcagaagaatgggcatcgcccacacacacctgaacaatagataccatctatggaaacaaccacaattgtctataacattaccaggatccaagcctctaccagggaagacctgccACTgccttggcattgacttactccaaggaGTGCTCCCAACACaaagatgactcagcaacagtctgcattcagggcagattgctccacatttaatggtatgctgaaaccagaggatgctccacatcagcctgacatcgatgaaagaaatgcgcAGAAtgcagagtctttaaatataagaatctgataccaacaatagctaaagtgagaaaaagtttcaccgggaccttgagaatgactcgagttggacagactggtatgcctggaacccagagtcggtcttatgccaataaatttctggggtgaggcctttttgtaatcaggtcaaggattttttcccattttcccatttttctggacctatgcaaacaacggcgattgccactatcacacctttactatattttttactcttatcctttaaagaaaaaaaatacaactaagtgaacttaaaaacaaataactgtagtagaatgcctgcctcgaatacaggcatGGGATGGGAAGggtagggggtaatgttacactggtgaaggggggtgttctggttatgactgtaacccaactatgatcatgttacttaaataaaaaaatatatttaaaaaaataaataaaaaataaaaaagcaaaaaaaatatatacatacgtacaagtcaaaaataaaaaagaaaatactaaaacaaTGAATATAACAGTAGAGATATATGggataatacaaaaataataatgtttagcTCATAAGTATTTCTAAATGAGAAGGTGAGAAGATGGATCTAGAGAGTGTCATAATATGGGAAATTTGTCAGCAAAATACCGGGTGATCTCAGTctgattatatataaagaaataaaacaaggcaaCTGACATGGTCCAAAGAAAAACAACGCTTAGACTCTGACAATAGAATACTCATATCCAGGGGAATGGGGGAATCAAAAAGAGGGTATTATGAATAATGATTCAAGATTTTTCGGACTTTGATTTGATTAGATAGTATTTTACCActaaaaaccatatatatttatactcttATAAGCTAACTTTATTGCAATAATTTAATAAAcacaaatgattaaaattaaatctcTAAACAACGGAGCGTTTCTTCATGTAATTATTCATCTAATCAGTCATTTAGGTTTTTCCCAAGGTTTGGTGTTAGCAAATATTGCTGTTATGGGCATACGAATGCAAATATTGTTTAAAGTAATGACTTCTTATAATTGAGATATTAGAAGTGGTGTTTCTGAGCTATATGATAataccatttttatattttgaggaatatccagaaATGTATTGCTGATTTACATTCACAACAATACATCACAGTTTCTTGTTGCTCTGAATTGTTCCAAGAATTATTGTTTCTACTCTTTTTGATACATTATTCACATCAGTGTGAAGTGACATGATATTGTAGTTTTGATTGGCATCTCCCTAACTTTAATTTATGTTGAGGATATTTTCATACACCTGTGATTCAACTGTGTGCTTTCTTTGAAGGAGCTCATTCCTTTATTTTAAGCATTGTTtgcattttgttgttgtgttgtgtGACCGTTTTATAACAATCTCTCTGTTAGgtgtatagaaaatattttctatcatttgACAGATGACTATAAAATTATTGTGACCTACATGTATATTCAATGGAATACAATTCCTCCTTTTAAAAGATTAAGTTATAACTTTGGGTACACAATAGTAGGTCTGGagtttacttttataattaaagtaagtaacagattataaaattaaaactcatGCTATATTTCCAACCCTAGATGAATAGGTCTGAAGTAGGGGGTAGTCATGAAGAATGAATAAACCAGGCCAGTCAGAAGATAATAATGGAGTTGGTTGAATTTTCCTCACGTTATGGTCCTTCTCAGCATGCCAAGCCAACCAGGGGGGAAGGTTGTCGAATGAGTGACCAAAGTGCCTCAATCAAGCTACTCtacatttacatatcaaaaggatatttgcaaaagaaagaggaagttggggggaccacctttgttttaggtaaaaatgAGGTATGATCTAACAACAAATAATTACTATATGGTTTagttcatatgtggaatataattaCCTAAAGCAATAAACTTGGAAAAATAatactgctcagggatcactcctggtgggttcagaggaccatatggggtgctgtgtaatggacaagtgccctgcccactctaTAATCCTTCTGGTCCTCTACTTTGAATGAAAGTTATGATGATTAACAGAGAAAAAGGGGAGGAAAGACTGGGGAAAAAATGGGTAGAAAGGTCTTTTGAGGATTAAAATGCACTAGAATTTAGTAGTGTGTACGAATCTTTTTTATATAGAGATATAATTTATATTGCTAAGatctttatattataaattagcaATAAGGAAAAAGAGGAGGCCATGATGTGGGGGCTACCAGGTTTCTATGAATGAATATTGATGCCTAGTTAACACTTCCCAAAACCTATGAACTTTACACTTACagtttcaagaaaataaattctaacaaCAACCTGAAGGgatataaaaacatattataCCCCCTGACCTTGCAGATAAGAGCCTCACCAAGCCAAAACCTTGatataattattagaaaattttaaacagaaacaAGTAGAGCTTGCTCAAATTTCAAACCCATACAACTGTGAagcagtaaataaatattttgaatatgatGTATTTATGATCACTTATTtaacagaaatagagaaataataccTGATTAATTGAGAATTCCTCTTGTTCATCTTCATCTTTCTCCAGAGAATTTACTACCACACCATTATCTAGGTTTCCTTTCCTCCACCCTATAGATATATCCTATAAAAGATGTCTGTGTTTCTTTATTCAGATACCCAGGATTCTTAATTTCTAGAAAACATTTTCCTGGAaacatgtatttaaattttaaaaatcattacacaaaatattttattatttattaaattcaaatgtttttcaaaatattaatcaTAAATCAGCATATTCTTATTCAAATCTGAAGCAAAGTTTTCTTAATCATGTTCCCTATCTCTAAATGGATTATGAGCCTTGGGAACAAAATGCCTCCTACCAGTTTTCTTGATAAtgttaataagataaaattacaTAATGTACTGTgatgaaacaaaacaggaaattaGAAACTTTAGATGACAATTGTGAGATTTGCTGATGCTCcattatacattttctttatgttccattacttctgtgctatctaaGACATTGCAAATAGTTTAGCGTCATTCTTCTCAGGGCTGTTTTAACCTCCTTGTTCTTCAAGCTGTAGATGAGAGGATTCAGCATGGGAGTGATCACACTGTATTGTATGGAGAGTATTAACTCCAGAGGTGAACCTGAGGTTGGCATGAGGTAACGAGCAATGGCTGAACCGTAGAACAAGAGCACTGCAGTGAGGTGAGAGGAGCAAGTGGAAAAGGCCTTGCTTTTGCCTGTGGCGGAGCGGATACTGAGGATGGTAGAGACAATGCGAGCATAGGAGAAAACTATCAGGAGGCAGGTCCCAATGGCATGCAGTAAGGCAGAGCAGAGCAACATGGCAGCATTGGTGGAGATATCAGaacaggagagagggaagagagaagggagcTCACAGGAGTAATGGTGGATGGTTTGACTCTCACAAAaatccaaatccaaagccaagagAACATTGACCAGCGCGTCCAGAAAGGCCACAACCCAGGAGCCCCACACCAGTCTTCCACAGAGCTGTTTATTCATCACCCGACCATAGAGCAGAGGGTGGCAGATGGCAGCATAGCGGTCGTAGGCCATCACCGAGAGCAGACAAGCTTCAACTCCTGTGGTGGCAAACACAAAGAAGACCTGTGCCAAGCATCCCTCTACTGAAATGGTCTTTCTCTGAGACAGGAGGTTCTCAAGCATCTTGGGGACAGTGACTGAAGAATAGAAGATGTCTTGGAAGGAAAGGTGGCTCAGGAAAAAATACATGGGTGTGTGGAGGTTCGAATCTGTGTGGATGACGAGTATCATCAGCAGGTTGCCCAGAAGAGTAAGGAGGTAAATCATCAGGAACAAAGCAGAGAGTAGAACCTGGACTTGGGGGTCAGCAGATAACCCCAGGAGGACGAACTCTGTGATACTGCTGTGATTTCCTGAGGCCATTTATGGTcactattcttaaaaaaaattaagagaggacaaaattaaattaactttCTGCTCTAAAGAAGTTGCCACAAGGCATTGTTCTCTTTGCTATATGATCCTTCCTACCTAGCCAAGCTTTTTTTACATGCCTTAAGCAGAAAGCTTTTCTTATTCTTGACTACTCCATAAACCTTCCTATTTTATTCTGTCTTGGCCTCTGATTTTGCTTATACTGATAGAGATCAGTAgaaataattgatatttttattcactCACTGAATtacatattttccttaaaatctcTGCTTTCTACCCATCCATTTTATGAGGTCTCTTTAATCACTTCTTTATCTGTAATCCATAACTTTCTGGGAAAATTATTAGCTCATTTGTTTCAGATTTATTTTGGTCttatatttctaatttagagTTTTTATACCTTGTCCACTTCCCTTTTCTGCATATGCTATAAATTTTGCCATGATTCATATTACTGTCTTACTTTGTTATTCAGTGATATGGGGATATTtcttattctgttttcttttcctttcttattttattgtgtgtgtgtgtgtgtgtgtgtgtgtgtttgatttggggtcacacctggtcatCCTCAGAGTTTGTTTCTGGCTCTATTCTCTGAGATCATTCCTAAAGgagtttaggggactatatacagTGTTTGGAATCAAAGATCATTCATGTGCAATgcatgtgccttaaatatttgcCATGTCTCAAGTTCCATGCTTCTTATTTATGATGAGAATCTAGcttcataaagaacaaaaacttGACTGTCAatttcatacacacatatatataatccttaaatgatttaataaatatatttaagtaaacaaagacaaaaatgtaaGAAATTGGCTAGATTTTACAGTAAAATTCTGGGAATTTATTTCCAGGTCAATATGTCAACCTCAAAGGCAAAATATAACATTAAGCAAGAGTCtgtaatgaagaaagaaaaggagaaggtgggatatttatattcttttttctctggTAAATGGCTAAAGGGCTTAGTATAGGCAAAaacactatatatacaaatatttgctttataagaAACACTCCACATTTGACCTAAACAATTGACATCCTTCaattctatctatctattcaCCACCCATTCATCCGTCCtttttgttcatatatttttaaataaatattattgtgcctatgtttaatataaaaatccTATGTTATACATACAGGcaaaccattttatatttttttaaactattataaGAATGCatatagaatttatataattatttaggtGTAATCAATTATTTGAGCTCATTTTCCTAAACAATTGGAAAGCTAAACTATGGTCATACTGTCAAACTCAACCTTTCCTGGGATCCTCTTATATACTTTGGTCCTATTAGGGAAACTGATTTCTCCTTAAGCTCTTTCCAAAGATGTCAAGTTTTGGTGTTTACCAGACAAGTTTAACCTTGATGTTACTTACAATACTTGCAGTAAAATGTCTGCTCCTTATGAGAAGGCAAATTTATCAGTCCTTGAGCTTCTCTCTTCTACAAAACCCACcacaaaaataatcacaaaattttCAAACTAAAAcccttatttagaaatatatctgAACTAACTGGGAATTTTGTATCAAGTATAATCTTCAGTCCAGAGGGTTGAGTCAAACTGAAGATTTAGTAGTGAAGAACCATTCCTtgcaaaagtaattttttacCTCTGTGTCAAAATGCTAAAGTAATAATTCATCTGGATTTTGTACTAGCTGAATTATGCAGTGAATAAAAGTCAGACTTATAAAGAAtgagaaacattttaatatataaataagtcagaaaaattgaactctttcttctatttttctcttttatcaggACCTTTCCATAAGGACAAATTCTGAGAATAGTCTAGCAACttcagaagatattggaaaagatgtctgtgaagtaaaaaaaagaaaaattttatactgGAATGGAAAGACAAAAAGATACAATTACTTTAGGATGCTTTTCACTCCAGGTTGCAAGTAGTTCCTCAGACTAAGATACTTTCTCGTAAAGATGGCAatctattaatattaatattttttaaaaaggcttaCCTTAAAATAGCAAAATTCTAATACCAAAATATGCTCACTTATTTCAAGTAAATTCAATTAAGTCTGAATTTTGAGTGAGTAATTCCAGGTCTGAAAATGGGTGTGAAAGTCTGATGGTTAAGACATAATTCCTAAGAGGCATTTTAAAAAGAGGGGCATGGACCGGAACACAGagagtagaacacttgccttactCTCAGCcagaaacctgggttcaattcctggaattcaattcctggtcccccaagcactgcagagtgagccctgagcacagagccagaagtaacccttgagcaccacaaataaaaaagtaaaaaggaagggagggagggagggagggagggagggagggagggagggaaggagggagggagggaggaagggagaagggagggaggaaggaaggagggaggatggaaggaaggagggaggaaggaagggaggaagaaggaaggaaggaagaaggaaggaaggaaggaaggaaggaaggaaggaaggaaggaaggaaggaaggaaggaaggaaggaaggaaggaaggaaggaaggaaggaaggaaggaaggaaggaaggaaggaacgagcTTAAGTGATATCCTCTCCCACCCAAATGTTTGTCgaatttctttaaaatgtgaaGGTTTAGGAAAAGCTGCTAGAAACTAGACTTTGCTGGGTCCAAGCCATGAGTTGGTAACACAATTTAACAGGAATAAAGTGGTTTAGCAGAACAAAGTCAGTTTATTTAGAGAGAGAGACTTTTTGCCATTCTTAGAGCACACTTTTGATTTGGGCTGCTTCTGGCAGAAAACTCCATTCTACAGATAAGTTATGGGACTAACAGTcctagggtcagagtgatagcacagtggtagagcatttgccttgctcgtggtcAACcaaggacagacttgggttcagtccccagcgatcccatatggtcccctgcgccggccaggagcgatttctgagtatggaggcaggagtaacccctgagcgccgccaggtgtggcctcaaaacaaaacaaaacaagtcctGGTAGAGGAAAAGTAGGATACATGTTCCCTCTTTGGAGGAGaaaattaattacataaaaaatatttgaagccCATACACAAAAAGGATAAGAATTGAGTACAATAATTTGGATAGACTATAAATCATTCTCAATCAATAGAGgtaattaaatgtatataaaataatgttagcCTATCTTGGGAGGGAAGAGAGTACAAACTTGAATGGCAAAGGCAGAATATATTTCTTTCTGGGTCATATTGATAATAAAGGAATTTTTAGGCCAATTCTTGGAAGTGTGGTGCAGAACGGAGTGATGGTGGGACCTCAGGAGTCTTCTAAGAGCAGACACGTATAATAGCAAGAATTTCATCCTGCCATCCCATTAAaataaggatttttgtttgtttgctgaaAAACTTTGAGATGAATGCAAAATTGGGGctcgtgaggtggcgctagaggtaaggtgtctgccttgcaagctctagccaaggaaggacacggttcgatccccccaagctaggggcaatttctgagcgcttagccaggagtaacccctgggcatcaaaagggtgtggccccccaaaaaaaaagaaagaagaagaaagaaagaaagaagaaagagagaaagaatgaagaaagagagaaagaaagaaagaaagaaagaaagaagaaagaaagaagaaggaaggaaggaagggaggaagagaggaagggaggaaggaaggaaggaaggaaggaaggaaggaaggaaggaaggaaggaaggaaggaaggaaggaaagaaagaaagaaagaaagaaagaaaagaaagaaagaaagaaagaaagaaagaaagaaagaaagaaagaaagaaagaaagaaagaaagaaagaaagaaggaaggaaggaaggaaggaaggaaggaaggaaggaaggaaggaaggaaggaaggaaggaaggaaggaagaaagaaagaaagaaagaaagaaagaaagaaagaaagaaagaaagaaagaaagaaagaaagaaagaaagaaagaaagaaagaaagaaagaaagaaagaaagaaagaaagaaagaaagaagaaagaaagaaaggagggagggagggagggagggagggagggaaggagggagggagggagggagggagggaggaaggaaggaaggaaggaaggaaggaaggaaggaaggaaggaagaaagaaagaaagaaagaaagaaagaaagaaagaaagaaagaaagaaagaaagaaagaaagaaagaaagaaagaaagaaagaaagaaagaaagaaagaaagaaagaaagaaagaaagaaagaaagaaagaaagaaagaaagaaagaaagaaagaaagaaagaaaaagaaagaaatgagatgaatgcaaaaataaactaaaataattgttCACTATTTTTCTCAGATTATCTCAACAGAAGATGctgattaaatttaaataaaatattcctttaaatAATCACCATCTCTTTTAGCTACAGAAACTTAAGTTTTAGCTTTTTACCGGAGtgattacataaaataatataagtcTTAGTAagtcttagaaaatattaaaaattgaattagtCATTATGTATGAAATCTAATGGTCTACAGCTTTCATAGGTAACAAATATAATATGAAGACTTGCTGATACATAGATGCTTTGTCCggtatttttctaagaaaatgttGTAGTCTTAAATTAAATAAGGAATAGATAAATGATATCATAGATGAGAAAGTTTAATGCGAGTTGTGATGTCCAAAACAAACTGTTATCCAAGCCAAGAATATGGCTAAATATTGCCTTCCATTGTTTGAAAGGCCCTGGTTTTGAGCCCATGCATTGATAAAACAGAATTGCTATCATAATGTAGACTTGTGTTCTTTCTATTGCTTATCTTAGCATAGATCAAATTAGAACTACAATATTAtgctagaaaaaataaattatctgcaCATAATGGATTGaggacacagaaaaagaaaacatatttagggTAATAGTAATTTTACAGAATTGAAAAAGTCCTGTTTTCCAACAGTTAGCATTAGTCATTGAGTAAATACTGACCTGTTCATTAGCTAATCGAAGCTCTTGGGACTATAATAAGAAATACAAACACAATTTAGGGACTTATTAGGTACAAAGATTTATTCACCATTATGTGGAAAGTGAGTTTGGAAAGTAAAAAGAAGTATTTCAGAGACCAAGGAAAGAAGGTCTAATAAAGATGTTGATAAAACTTTGAAATGACTTGGGGAAGAATTCAAGAAGCATTTACAGAAAAGTTATGGAGAATGGTGACATTTTCTTGCATTTTTCTAATAGAAAAAGCACTTTGTGGGGGGTAAAAATACATATTTGGAGTCATAAGAACCAACAATTCAATTAATTAACTCTAGGAAagaagttttcatttttcttgctaGGACACAAAATGAGAGCAGGAACAGAGAATGTACTACATATAGCTCTTCCTAAAGTTTTTATTGGTGGGTGGGTTGCACTTCACCACAcaaagaggtgctcagggttccttGCAAggttccttgctctgtgttcagaggtgaTGCCTGGTGTGTCTCACAATTCCATATGTGGTCCCAGAGATTGAATTGGTGttagtaaggcaaacaccttaccttttgtactatctctctgactcaagaCTTTCCTGGTCCTGATCCATCCATGTGTCCATTGGCCCCCAAATATTCTCCAATCTTGAATATGTAGACTATGGTAAGAGATGTCTCTCAAATGGTCTCAGGTACAACAATATCCCTCATTTTCTCTGGAACAGTAGATACTGTGCACTATAAGAAAGTGAGTCTGAACACCACTTTCCAAAAAGCGAGTGCAGTTAGTTTGCAGGTTGGCTGTGCCTGAGAATTCAGGAGAGAGAGATCAGTGCCCAGGTCAGTGCCCCAATTCCCTAGAGTTAGAGCTTGAAG from Suncus etruscus isolate mSunEtr1 chromosome 11, mSunEtr1.pri.cur, whole genome shotgun sequence harbors:
- the LOC126022346 gene encoding olfactory receptor 8S1-like, producing the protein MASGNHSSITEFVLLGLSADPQVQVLLSALFLMIYLLTLLGNLLMILVIHTDSNLHTPMYFFLSHLSFQDIFYSSVTVPKMLENLLSQRKTISVEGCLAQVFFVFATTGVEACLLSVMAYDRYAAICHPLLYGRVMNKQLCGRLVWGSWVVAFLDALVNVLLALDLDFCESQTIHHYSCELPSLFPLSCSDISTNAAMLLCSALLHAIGTCLLIVFSYARIVSTILSIRSATGKSKAFSTCSSHLTAVLLFYGSAIARYLMPTSGSPLELILSIQYSVITPMLNPLIYSLKNKEVKTALRRMTLNYLQCLR